The Amycolatopsis viridis genome window below encodes:
- a CDS encoding CocE/NonD family hydrolase, with translation MREVRSLPYEITVEEHVWIPVSDGTRLAAKIWRPVSADHEPVPGICEYIPYRKRDLTAVRDSVHHPYLAGHGYACVRVDLRGTGESEGVLTDEYVEQEQRDAEDVLAWIAAQPWCDGRTGMMGISWGAFAALQVAARKPPTLRAIVISSFTDDRYSDDFHYMGGCMLSDNLGEAGTMFAYSTLPPDPALVGERWRDMWRERIEGVGPWVDTWLEHQRRDEYWCHASVCESYSDVQVPVLASSGWADGYSNAVTRLLANLSVPRKGLIGPWSHKYPHLGEPGPAIGYLQEVVRWWDHWLKDRDNGVMDGPMLLTWMQDSVPPSTSYQERPGRWVGEPQWPSPHIDWRTYPLAPHRIARRDEEVADTPLPVESPLSVGQFAGKWASYNAPPDLPYDQREEDGGSLVFDGDELTETCEILGAPKVRLELSVDKPVAMVAARLSDVHPDGRATRVTYGMLNLTHRDSHHDPQPLEPGKRYQVELELNGVAQAFPPGHRIRLSLSTSYWPLAWPAPEPARLTVHPKGSSLTLPVRPIRESDEVTGPVFGEPEGSPPMTSTVLRPGEQRWTVSRDLVDYRSALEIVKDSGTVRLDDIDLEVSRRAYERYSSVADDFASVRGETKWSMTFARGDWEARTETHTVLACTPTEFVLHATLDGYEGAQRVFSRNWQRRFPRDLV, from the coding sequence ATGCGGGAGGTCCGCTCCCTGCCGTACGAGATCACTGTGGAAGAACACGTCTGGATACCGGTGTCGGACGGCACGCGGCTGGCCGCGAAGATCTGGCGGCCGGTGTCCGCCGACCACGAACCCGTGCCCGGGATCTGCGAGTACATCCCGTACCGCAAGCGGGACCTGACCGCGGTCCGGGACTCGGTGCACCACCCGTACCTGGCCGGGCACGGCTACGCGTGCGTCCGGGTGGATCTGCGGGGCACCGGCGAGTCGGAGGGTGTCCTGACCGACGAGTACGTCGAGCAGGAGCAGCGCGACGCCGAGGACGTGCTGGCCTGGATCGCGGCGCAGCCGTGGTGCGACGGCCGCACCGGCATGATGGGCATCTCCTGGGGCGCGTTCGCCGCGTTGCAGGTCGCGGCGCGGAAACCGCCGACCCTGCGGGCGATCGTCATCTCGTCGTTCACCGACGACCGCTACTCCGACGACTTCCACTACATGGGCGGCTGCATGCTGTCGGACAACCTCGGCGAGGCCGGCACCATGTTCGCCTACAGCACGCTGCCGCCGGACCCGGCCCTGGTCGGCGAGCGCTGGCGCGACATGTGGCGCGAGCGGATCGAGGGCGTCGGGCCGTGGGTGGACACGTGGCTGGAGCACCAGCGCCGCGACGAGTACTGGTGCCACGCCTCGGTGTGCGAGAGCTACAGCGACGTCCAGGTGCCGGTGCTGGCCTCCAGCGGCTGGGCCGACGGCTACTCCAACGCGGTCACCCGGCTGCTGGCGAACCTGTCCGTGCCGCGCAAGGGCCTGATCGGCCCGTGGTCGCACAAGTACCCGCACCTGGGCGAGCCCGGCCCGGCGATCGGGTACCTGCAGGAGGTCGTGCGCTGGTGGGACCACTGGCTCAAGGACCGCGACAACGGCGTGATGGACGGGCCGATGCTGCTGACCTGGATGCAGGACAGCGTGCCGCCCTCCACGTCCTACCAGGAGCGTCCCGGCCGGTGGGTCGGTGAGCCGCAGTGGCCCTCGCCGCACATCGACTGGCGCACCTACCCCCTGGCGCCGCACCGCATCGCGCGCCGGGACGAGGAGGTGGCGGACACCCCGCTGCCGGTGGAGTCCCCGTTGTCGGTCGGCCAGTTCGCGGGCAAGTGGGCCTCCTACAACGCACCGCCGGACCTGCCCTACGACCAGCGCGAGGAGGACGGCGGGTCGCTCGTGTTCGACGGCGACGAGCTGACCGAGACGTGTGAGATCCTCGGCGCGCCGAAGGTCCGGCTGGAGCTGTCGGTGGACAAACCCGTGGCGATGGTCGCGGCCCGGCTGTCCGATGTGCACCCCGACGGGCGCGCCACGCGCGTCACCTACGGGATGCTCAACCTCACCCACCGGGACAGCCACCACGACCCCCAGCCGCTGGAACCCGGCAAGCGCTACCAGGTCGAGCTCGAGCTCAACGGCGTTGCGCAGGCTTTCCCGCCCGGCCACCGGATCCGCCTGTCGCTGTCCACTTCGTACTGGCCGCTGGCGTGGCCGGCGCCGGAACCGGCCCGGCTGACCGTTCACCCGAAGGGCAGCAGCCTGACGCTGCCGGTCCGGCCGATCCGGGAGTCCGACGAGGTGACCGGGCCGGTGTTCGGCGAGCCGGAGGGCTCGCCACCGATGACCTCGACCGTGCTGCGCCCCGGGGAACAGCGGTGGACGGTGTCGCGCGACCTGGTCGACTACCGGTCCGCGCTGGAGATCGTCAAGGACTCGGGCACCGTGCGGCTGGACGACATCGACCTCGAGGTGTCCCGCCGCGCCTACGAGCGCTACAGCTCGGTCGCCGACGATTTCGCCTCGGTACGCGGCGAGACGAAGTGGAGTATGACGTTCGCGCGCGGGGACTGGGAAGCCCGCACGGAGACGCACACGGTGCTGGCCTGCACGCCCACCGAGTTCGTGCTGCACGCGACGCTCGACGGGTACGAGGGGGCGCAACGGGTGTTCTCCCGCAACTGGCAGCGGCGGTTCCCGCGCGACCTGGTCTGA